In Ctenopharyngodon idella isolate HZGC_01 chromosome 1, HZGC01, whole genome shotgun sequence, a single genomic region encodes these proteins:
- the ednrba gene encoding endothelin receptor Ba, which translates to MMDTRCVVCLLILLSGHLVLISAQGKDFYQSQFSTGPVSPTFKSALGKGNVVNDSMPRRPRVLPPMCTGPTEIRDTFKYINTVVSCLVFVVGIIGNFTLLRIIYKNKCMRNGPNILIASLALGDLLHIMIDIPINVYKLLAEDWPFGVGLCKLVPFIQKASVGITVLSLCALSIDRFRAVASWNRIKGIGVPKWTAIEIILIWMLSIILAVPEAIAFDMITMDYKGELLRICLLHPMQKNKFMQFYKSAKDWWLFSFYFCMPLTCTAIFYTLMTCEMLRKKNGVQIALNDHLKQRREVAKTVFCLVLVFALCWLPLHLSRILKLTIYDERDPNRCELLSFFLVLDYIGINMASVNSCINPIALYMVSKRFKSCFRSCLCCWCLPPEMLVMDDKQSCMKLKVTERGSEQSNSRASNKYTSA; encoded by the exons ATGATGGACACGAGATGCGTTGTTTGTTTGCTCATTCTCCTGTCTGGACACCTCGTCTTGATAAGTGCTCAAGGGAAGGATTTTTATCAGAGCCAATTTTCCACTGGACCCGTGTCTCCAACTTTCAAATCTGCACTTGGAAAAGGCAATGTGGTCAATGATTCCATGCCTCGACGACCAAGAGTTTTGCCGCCTATGTGCACAGGTCCCACGGAAATCAGGGATACTTTCAAGTATATTAACACCGTGGTTTCATGCCTTGTATTTGTAGTTGGTATAATCGGAAACTTCACGCTGCTCAgaatcatttataaaaataaatgcatgcgTAACGGTCCTAATATCCTCATTGCAAGTCTGGCGCTCGGGGACCTGTTGCATATCATGATAGACATACCCATCAACGTGTATAAG CTTCTGGCGGAAGATTGGCCATTTGGTGTTGGACTTTGCAAACTGGTTCCTTTTATACAAAAGGCATCAGTTGGCATCACAGTTCTGAGTTTGTGTGCACTGAGCATAGACAG ATTTCGAGCAGTGGCATCGTGGAACCGCATCAAAGGCATCGGCGTCCCCAAATGGACAGCTAttgaaatcattctgatatggaTGCTGTCCATAATACTTGCAGTGCCAGAGGCCATCGCTTTTGATATGATCACAATGGACTACAAAGGAGAGCTGCTTAGGATTTGCCTGCTCCACCCTATGCAGAAAAACAAGTTCATGCAG TTTTATAAGTCAGCCAAAGATTGGTGGCTTTTCAGTTTCTACTTCTGCATGCCGCTGACGTGTACTGCCATCTTCTATACTCTTATGACGTGTGAAATGCTTCGAAAGAAGAATGGAGTCCAAATTGCACTTAATGATCACCTAAAACAG AGGCGTGAGGTGGCTAAAACCGTGTTCTGTCTGGTGCTAGTCTTTGCACTGTGCTGGCTTCCACTGCACCTCAGCCGTATTCTTAAGCTTACCATTTATGATGAAAGAGACCCTAACCGCTGTGAGCTTTTGAG TTTCTTCCTGGTTCTTGATTATATCGGGATCAACATGGCATCAGTGAACTCATGCATAAACCCAATCGCTTTGTACATGGTTAGCAAACGCTTCAAGAGCTGCTTCAGA TCATGTCTATGTTGCTGGTGCCTGCCTCCTGAAATGTTAGTAATGGATGACAAGCAGTCCTGCATGAAGCTGAAGGTGACAGAGCGAGGATCTGAACAAAGCAATAGCCGTGCCTCCAACAAATACACTTCAGCTTAG